A genome region from Maridesulfovibrio salexigens DSM 2638 includes the following:
- a CDS encoding PilN domain-containing protein, protein MNLKKLCKMIPLPCPLGKNARIALLFDVKGSCASSLEYSSKERLWQPLAQLPETDNPSPCVLVLPSSMVALCRIPNPVKEQKDAVADLETEAGQRLFRSLETGGREMRFYSGNKGLNATLGWISNEYLHGCLDKAKDMGFQVTSIVLPEFDLKVSGPTLLVSREHGETRLCCIYRKVPVIWEVVPDGGPSLESALRVVLAQLEAEEKPMPEKVMFWGAPGEAGEPEGFAELIAKVLPDVPLEQIRSYEDFLPLLRMNRTKGSFHESLEEWERIPLAPKDYVRSGLALAGAVAGCLLLFFAVIHMNTQDANVLKQEAHKILFLAKRTDLVTMEIREYVRRNNDILRYTVKKPFVSHVFRDLGDSVPAQVKLDTMRLDQSGKITLQGEAKSEISLMALLENISSTEIFSNAVLASMSKLEQGQGFRFVVELDFPAWQQFFKPKKKQEAAQ, encoded by the coding sequence ATGAATTTAAAGAAGTTGTGCAAAATGATTCCTCTCCCCTGCCCCTTGGGGAAGAACGCTCGGATAGCCTTGCTGTTTGACGTGAAGGGCAGTTGCGCATCTTCGCTTGAATATTCTTCTAAAGAGCGGTTGTGGCAACCTCTGGCCCAATTGCCGGAAACGGATAATCCCAGCCCATGCGTATTGGTTTTGCCCTCGTCTATGGTGGCTTTGTGCCGTATCCCTAATCCGGTCAAAGAGCAGAAGGACGCAGTGGCTGATCTTGAAACGGAAGCCGGGCAGCGTTTATTCCGTTCCCTTGAGACCGGGGGGCGGGAAATGCGTTTTTACAGCGGTAATAAAGGTTTGAACGCAACCCTCGGCTGGATATCCAATGAGTATCTTCATGGATGTCTTGATAAAGCAAAGGATATGGGATTTCAGGTTACGTCCATTGTACTACCTGAGTTCGACCTGAAGGTTTCCGGTCCGACCCTGTTAGTGTCCCGTGAACACGGGGAAACCCGTCTATGCTGTATTTACAGGAAAGTCCCGGTGATCTGGGAGGTTGTACCGGATGGAGGCCCGTCCTTGGAAAGTGCACTGAGGGTGGTTCTTGCCCAGCTTGAGGCGGAAGAGAAGCCGATGCCGGAAAAGGTAATGTTCTGGGGTGCTCCCGGCGAAGCAGGTGAACCTGAGGGTTTTGCAGAGCTGATTGCAAAGGTACTGCCGGATGTTCCGCTGGAACAAATCCGGTCTTATGAAGACTTTTTGCCCCTGCTGCGTATGAACCGTACCAAAGGTTCGTTTCATGAAAGTCTGGAAGAGTGGGAGCGTATTCCTCTTGCTCCGAAGGACTATGTGCGTTCGGGGCTGGCTCTTGCGGGGGCAGTTGCGGGCTGCCTGCTGCTTTTCTTTGCTGTGATCCATATGAATACTCAGGATGCCAATGTTCTTAAGCAGGAAGCACATAAGATTCTATTTCTGGCCAAGCGTACTGATCTGGTGACAATGGAAATTCGGGAATATGTACGCCGTAACAATGATATTTTAAGATATACGGTGAAGAAGCCTTTTGTTTCGCATGTGTTCCGCGATCTTGGTGATTCTGTTCCGGCTCAGGTGAAATTGGACACCATGCGCCTTGATCAATCCGGCAAGATAACCCTGCAAGGGGAGGCAAAAAGTGAAATCAGCCTCATGGCTTTGCTGGAAAATATAAGTAGTACAGAGATATTTTCCAATGCAGTGCTTGCTTCCATGAGTAAGCTGGAGCAAGGGCAGGGATTTCGTTTTGTAGTGGAACTTGATTTTCCCGCTTGGCAACAATTCTTCAAGCCCAAGAAGAAGCAGGAGGCAGCGCAATGA
- the pilO gene encoding type 4a pilus biogenesis protein PilO: MNILLASWNKLDPRDRRALGICLIFLFSVVLYMGVLAPLGNMYEATVQEQVELKQEIQLNTPKAMVLPDREAKLRQVKNEYESLKRQLDLVDRRDWSSSDIYNEIRDYATITGVVIKEMRPLSQKPNGFLSSQPMDVTFSGSFTAIEKFIYYLETSPQVFVVSEISLTGKSGAMQGGLVVSKYSIPAKADSKMPEHAVSLVLSMPPWIGYAPFEIARHNGWLNSNGTRIECYFSEHEKTNFEKLYAGEIDGTATHALELVQLLTRGVDLRIVAPLAQFKTGDVLMVAGNSNIKTVQDLRGKTVFLQTGGTAHYFLYEVLKQNGMSLSDVTVSDMSREIVAQSLRAGLIEAGVTFEPFVSRLQKMRIARPVAGPAEVDNWSLQFLVLREDALPGNGKAVETLISGFSRAVRWWQENPDEAVQFLSANNPQGVSQNTIKEVMKSVRFLTSEKARAYFCTEPEVDNSMDEYFRKYENFFKQELGYEVIVPKADVLDWRYARKVFNCTAHANATHGAGG; encoded by the coding sequence ATGAACATTCTGCTTGCCTCTTGGAACAAACTCGATCCGCGAGATCGCCGAGCTTTAGGCATATGTCTAATTTTTCTGTTCTCTGTGGTGCTTTATATGGGTGTTTTGGCTCCGCTCGGCAATATGTATGAAGCCACAGTTCAGGAACAGGTGGAGTTGAAGCAGGAAATTCAGCTTAACACACCCAAAGCCATGGTCCTGCCTGACCGTGAAGCCAAGTTGCGTCAGGTTAAGAATGAATATGAATCCCTTAAGCGGCAACTTGATCTAGTGGATCGCAGGGATTGGAGTTCTTCGGATATTTATAATGAAATCAGGGACTATGCGACCATCACCGGGGTTGTCATCAAAGAAATGCGTCCTCTATCGCAAAAACCGAATGGTTTCCTGAGCAGTCAGCCTATGGATGTGACTTTCAGTGGTTCTTTCACAGCCATTGAGAAATTTATTTATTATCTGGAAACCTCTCCGCAGGTCTTTGTAGTTTCGGAAATCTCACTGACGGGCAAGAGTGGTGCTATGCAGGGCGGGCTGGTTGTCAGCAAGTATTCTATTCCAGCCAAGGCAGATTCCAAGATGCCGGAGCATGCTGTAAGTCTCGTGCTCTCCATGCCGCCTTGGATCGGGTATGCTCCTTTTGAAATCGCCCGTCACAATGGATGGCTCAATTCGAACGGTACGCGCATCGAGTGCTATTTCTCCGAGCATGAAAAAACAAATTTTGAAAAATTATATGCCGGAGAAATAGATGGTACTGCCACTCATGCTCTGGAGCTTGTCCAGCTCCTGACCAGAGGGGTGGACTTGCGTATAGTGGCACCCTTGGCACAGTTCAAAACCGGGGATGTCCTTATGGTTGCCGGAAATTCGAATATCAAAACCGTGCAGGATCTGCGCGGTAAAACCGTTTTCCTGCAAACAGGCGGAACAGCCCATTATTTCCTGTATGAAGTCCTCAAGCAGAACGGCATGTCACTTTCGGATGTTACGGTGAGTGATATGTCCCGCGAAATTGTGGCCCAAAGTTTGAGAGCGGGACTTATTGAAGCCGGGGTAACTTTTGAACCGTTTGTCAGCAGATTGCAGAAAATGCGTATTGCCAGACCTGTGGCTGGACCGGCCGAGGTGGATAACTGGAGTCTTCAGTTTCTGGTCCTGCGCGAAGATGCTCTGCCCGGCAACGGTAAGGCGGTTGAAACCCTCATCAGCGGTTTTTCCCGTGCAGTGCGCTGGTGGCAGGAAAATCCGGACGAGGCCGTACAGTTCCTGAGCGCCAATAATCCGCAAGGAGTTTCGCAGAATACCATTAAGGAGGTCATGAAGAGTGTCCGGTTCCTAACTTCCGAAAAGGCGCGGGCTTATTTCTGCACCGAGCCGGAAGTGGACAATTCCATGGATGAGTATTTCAGGAAATATGAGAACTTTTTTAAACAGGAACTCGGTTATGAAGTAATCGTTCCCAAGGCTGATGTCCTTGATTGGAGATATGCCCGCAAGGTGTTCAATTGTACTGCGCATGCAAATGCAACGCACGGGGCAGGGGGCTGA
- a CDS encoding PDZ domain-containing protein, whose translation MGMEKYLHKAAADAFFRLALIIASLTLLGALIILSLPEPKPRAFNYVDAMRDLPPPDPLTYPYYSFFTTKRRHIFQYGQLNLVQRSYRRAAPALPPGPDVSGLSLMATMPGEGKSYAIISGINGGASTLVTLGQMVRESVLVEIASNHVTLARNDQNVTLPMNTVWDEQAESLLSESGVTKKAGVSYKLTVPAEAEGKGGSVDIKGLGVNLIPLTVVERKDMGIPSGRGLKVARVLRKDTGLLPEDLLLAVSGRPVGSIAQVSDILKSKIGKEVFLTIIRKGKPMNVNMTVP comes from the coding sequence ATGGGCATGGAAAAATACTTACATAAAGCTGCTGCGGATGCATTTTTCAGGTTGGCGCTCATTATTGCAAGCCTGACCCTGCTAGGTGCGCTGATCATTCTTTCCTTGCCCGAGCCGAAGCCCAGAGCGTTTAATTATGTGGATGCCATGCGCGATCTTCCTCCTCCTGACCCGCTGACCTATCCGTATTATTCCTTTTTCACTACCAAGCGCCGGCATATCTTTCAGTATGGCCAGCTTAATCTGGTTCAGCGCTCTTATAGACGCGCGGCTCCGGCCTTGCCCCCCGGACCGGATGTCTCCGGCCTATCGCTTATGGCGACCATGCCGGGGGAAGGTAAATCCTATGCTATCATCAGCGGAATTAACGGAGGGGCAAGCACTTTAGTGACCCTCGGTCAGATGGTCAGGGAAAGCGTTCTTGTGGAAATTGCTTCCAACCATGTGACCTTGGCCCGCAATGATCAGAATGTCACACTGCCCATGAATACCGTTTGGGATGAGCAGGCGGAAAGTTTGTTGAGCGAGTCCGGAGTTACTAAAAAAGCCGGTGTTTCATATAAGCTTACTGTTCCTGCGGAAGCTGAGGGTAAGGGCGGTTCAGTAGATATTAAGGGATTGGGTGTGAATCTTATCCCGCTCACAGTGGTTGAGCGTAAAGATATGGGGATTCCATCCGGTCGTGGATTGAAAGTGGCTCGCGTATTGCGCAAGGATACAGGTTTATTGCCGGAGGATTTGCTTTTGGCTGTTTCCGGCAGGCCCGTTGGTTCAATCGCGCAGGTCAGTGATATATTGAAAAGTAAAATCGGCAAGGAAGTGTTTCTGACAATAATTCGTAAAGGAAAACCCATGAATGTGAACATGACTGTTCCCTGA
- a CDS encoding secretin N-terminal domain-containing protein, whose translation MMRLARKIRWFFILVMLCSLVGTGVGAGVAQAAPKGKNLIEINFRQTDIMAVLEFYSHLMGKTFIPNPELKGPVTVISPKPVTRFEALRLLYSVLDMKGYTLVQQSGYYKIVSKSMAVHEGLNVDSITVGGDQMVTEVIMLKYLKAADVIADFRQILSPEGSIFSGKSNNYIVFTDTAANVNKIKELISHIDMPGSLPVSKTYSLQYIEAKTVAPMLTKLYTEKVGKVTQSTVQILSMDETNSLIVLAPESVHDDITSIISKLDVRTMQVSIKAYLVEVTLTDETKLGFEWMFSTNADGTDLKGALDFGHIFDPTGIANTAQEALKFSIINSDNFKMMMNFFASDDSSRVVSAPHIVALDNQKASIAVGTEIPILKLTQTSVTSQQNVIKTYDHRKFGMQLNITPTIAENRDVTLKIDQTLSSLLADDTDPDKWQSTDRAASTTVLVKDAQTLVIGGLMTVNSALDKKGAPYLRNMPVLGPLFGSQDDSMTKSELLLFLTPYVIATPDEADAMSGLRKAQSPMAVDEFGLIFDL comes from the coding sequence ATGATGAGACTTGCCCGCAAAATACGATGGTTTTTCATTCTGGTAATGCTTTGTTCCCTTGTTGGGACGGGGGTAGGAGCTGGAGTTGCCCAAGCTGCGCCGAAAGGAAAAAATCTGATTGAGATAAATTTCCGGCAGACGGACATCATGGCTGTGCTGGAATTCTATTCGCATCTCATGGGCAAGACATTCATTCCCAACCCTGAATTGAAAGGACCGGTTACGGTTATCTCGCCGAAACCCGTAACCAGATTTGAAGCCCTGCGCTTGCTGTATTCCGTGTTGGATATGAAAGGTTATACCTTAGTACAGCAGAGCGGTTATTATAAGATTGTCTCCAAAAGCATGGCTGTGCACGAAGGGCTGAATGTTGATTCCATAACTGTGGGCGGCGACCAGATGGTTACGGAAGTCATTATGCTTAAGTACCTGAAAGCAGCAGACGTGATAGCAGACTTTAGGCAGATTCTGTCTCCTGAAGGCTCAATTTTTTCTGGTAAATCTAATAATTATATCGTCTTCACGGATACTGCCGCCAATGTGAACAAGATCAAGGAATTGATCAGCCACATTGATATGCCCGGTTCCCTGCCGGTCTCCAAGACTTATTCCCTGCAGTATATTGAGGCCAAGACTGTGGCTCCTATGTTGACCAAGCTTTATACTGAAAAGGTAGGAAAGGTTACCCAGAGTACTGTTCAGATCCTTTCCATGGATGAAACCAATTCTTTGATCGTGTTGGCTCCGGAAAGTGTGCATGACGATATCACTTCAATTATATCCAAGCTTGATGTCCGCACTATGCAGGTATCCATAAAGGCCTATCTTGTTGAGGTTACCCTGACAGATGAAACCAAACTCGGTTTTGAGTGGATGTTTTCCACCAATGCTGATGGCACAGACCTTAAAGGAGCATTGGATTTCGGGCATATTTTCGATCCTACCGGAATAGCCAACACTGCGCAGGAGGCTTTGAAGTTTTCCATTATCAATTCGGATAATTTTAAGATGATGATGAACTTTTTTGCCTCTGACGACAGCTCCCGCGTGGTGTCTGCGCCGCATATAGTGGCTTTGGATAACCAGAAAGCGAGTATTGCCGTGGGTACGGAAATACCTATTCTCAAGCTGACCCAGACTTCGGTGACTTCCCAGCAGAATGTAATCAAGACCTATGATCATCGTAAATTCGGCATGCAGCTTAATATCACGCCCACCATCGCGGAAAACCGGGATGTAACTCTCAAGATAGACCAGACCCTGTCCAGCCTGCTTGCTGACGACACTGATCCTGATAAGTGGCAGTCCACGGACCGTGCGGCTTCCACAACCGTGCTGGTCAAGGATGCCCAGACCCTCGTTATCGGTGGCCTCATGACAGTTAACAGCGCCCTTGACAAGAAAGGGGCTCCTTATCTGCGGAATATGCCCGTGCTCGGTCCTTTGTTCGGTTCCCAGGATGACTCTATGACCAAGTCGGAATTGTTGTTGTTCCTTACTCCATATGTAATCGCCACGCCTGATGAGGCTGATGCGATGAGTGGCCTGCGTAAGGCTCAGAGTCCTATGGCGGTGGACGAATTCGGTTTGATTTTCGACCTTTAG
- a CDS encoding GspE/PulE family protein: MQENEIKLLPPTFYDLSSPDRIRGWWQRVRQAGESEQDALKSTAELLGLEWMELDKTYLAEPGVVQLVPENFAKNHLLLPLAKEQDGVVRVAVATPFLGTSVSEMEQALDMTVHMVLAPADNLVDALERAYSGEGMEGVFTSLDEDLDSLDDVEDLRDMAQAAPVIRLVNNTFRDAIAQGASDIHISPYEDGLEIRFRVDGILHVVNTVPRKYQAAIISRIKIMSNLDIAERRIPQDGRIRLKMEQSDYDIRVASTPTVFGEGVVMRILDKSSIKVDISDVGFEPDMLETWKSLVHRPHGAILVTGPTGSGKTTTLYASLNYIKSPELKIITTEDPVEYQLRGIDQIQVNPKVGLTFAAALRSILRQDPDVIMVGEIRDFETAEIAIQSSLTGHLVLSTLHTNDAPTAITRLVEMGIAPYLAAPTLAGAMAQRLLRRLCSNCKKQGADGKWQAVGCEVCDGSGYKGRLGIFELLINTPAIQTLIQNGASAADIGAQAQKEGMRTLLQDGLAKAAKGLTTEEEVYRMAQDN, encoded by the coding sequence ATGCAGGAAAACGAAATCAAACTTCTTCCGCCAACCTTCTATGACCTCTCCTCGCCCGACAGGATCAGAGGATGGTGGCAAAGGGTCCGGCAGGCCGGGGAGTCAGAACAGGATGCGCTGAAAAGTACTGCGGAGTTGCTTGGTCTGGAGTGGATGGAGCTTGATAAAACTTATCTTGCCGAGCCGGGAGTTGTGCAGCTTGTACCGGAAAATTTCGCAAAGAACCATCTTCTGTTGCCCTTGGCAAAGGAGCAGGACGGAGTTGTGCGGGTTGCCGTTGCCACACCTTTTCTGGGTACTTCCGTTTCTGAAATGGAGCAGGCTCTGGATATGACCGTGCACATGGTGCTGGCTCCGGCGGACAATCTTGTGGATGCCCTTGAGCGGGCTTATTCCGGTGAAGGAATGGAGGGCGTTTTTACCAGTCTGGATGAAGACCTTGATTCTTTGGATGATGTTGAGGACCTGCGTGATATGGCACAGGCCGCACCTGTGATCCGACTGGTTAACAATACTTTCCGCGATGCCATTGCTCAGGGGGCATCGGATATTCATATCTCGCCTTATGAAGACGGTCTGGAAATCCGTTTTCGGGTGGATGGCATCCTGCATGTGGTTAATACTGTGCCTAGAAAATATCAGGCCGCAATCATTTCCAGAATCAAGATCATGTCCAATCTGGACATTGCCGAGCGCAGGATTCCGCAGGACGGTCGTATTCGTTTGAAGATGGAGCAGTCCGATTATGATATCCGTGTGGCCTCCACGCCGACCGTGTTCGGGGAAGGTGTGGTTATGCGTATTCTGGATAAATCTTCAATTAAGGTCGATATTTCAGACGTAGGCTTTGAGCCGGATATGCTCGAAACATGGAAGTCACTCGTTCATCGTCCTCATGGAGCGATCTTGGTTACCGGACCGACCGGTTCCGGTAAGACTACCACGCTCTACGCTTCGCTGAATTACATCAAGTCTCCGGAACTTAAGATCATTACCACTGAAGATCCGGTTGAATACCAGTTGCGCGGCATAGATCAGATTCAAGTTAATCCCAAGGTCGGATTGACCTTTGCCGCTGCCCTCAGAAGCATTCTGCGTCAGGACCCTGATGTAATCATGGTCGGGGAAATCCGCGATTTCGAAACCGCAGAAATTGCCATTCAGTCTTCCCTGACCGGACACCTCGTGCTTTCCACCCTGCATACCAATGATGCGCCCACAGCTATTACCCGTCTGGTGGAGATGGGCATTGCCCCTTACCTTGCCGCACCCACTCTTGCCGGAGCAATGGCTCAGCGGCTTTTGCGCAGGCTGTGCAGCAATTGCAAGAAACAAGGGGCTGATGGCAAGTGGCAGGCTGTGGGCTGTGAGGTTTGTGACGGTTCCGGTTACAAGGGCAGGCTCGGAATATTCGAGTTGCTGATTAATACTCCGGCAATCCAGACGCTTATCCAGAACGGAGCCAGTGCCGCGGATATTGGAGCGCAGGCGCAGAAAGAAGGTATGCGCACTCTGCTTCAGGATGGACTTGCCAAGGCTGCCAAGGGACTGACCACGGAAGAGGAAGTGTATCGAATGGCTCAGGATAACTAA